CGCCAGGGCATTCGAAAGCATTTTCCTCCGCTGTGAGAAAGCGGTCTTTATGACTCGGAAGAAGAGCCTCTCATCCCTCACGGTGACGGCCGGCTCTTCACGGATCTCAAGGTGAATGAGAGCAGAATCGACCTTCGGCACAGGTCTGAACGCGCCGCGCGGAACAAAAAATTTTACTGCCGGACTGCTGTAATACTGCACCATCAGGGAAAGGACGCCGTATTCCTTCCCACCGGGCCCTGCGACGATTCTCTCCGCAATCTCCTTTTGGACCATTACGGTCGCGGACGTAAGACGGCTTCTCTCTTCAAGGAGCCTGAAGAGAATCGGCGTCGTTATATAGTAAGGTATGTTGGCGACTACCTTGAAGAGAGAGAGCGTGTCGTAGGGAAACTTCAGGGCGTCTGCGTGTATCAATTCGATATTGCCGTACCCGGCGAGTTCTTCCGTCAACCTCTCGAATAATCTCTGGTCCACTTCGATGGCGATGACCCTTTTCACCTCTTCAGCGAGCATCCTCGTGAGCCTGCCCGGACCAGGGCCTATCTCTACAACGGTATCCTCCTGCTGAAGGCCGGCAGCTTCAACGATCCTCTTCAGGATTGCGGGGTCATAGAGGAAATGCTGTCCGAGTCGCCTCCTTGTCATGAGACCGCTTGCTCGCAGGTCCGCAGTACACCCGCCGCAGTCTTATCCCAGGAAAACCCCTTCACCTGCTCAAACCCCTTCTCGACGAGTTCATTGCGCAGCCTCCTGTTGCCGAGGACATCGAGGATCAGCCTGCTCAATGACGCGCCGTCATGAGGGTCGAAGAGAATCCCCGCGTCGCCCACCACTTCGGGCAGAGACCCTCCGCGGGAAGAGATGACCGGTGCCCCGCATGCCATCGCCTCGAGGATCGTAATGCCGAATCCCTCGAAGAAGGACGGGTGCACCAACAGGTCCGCAGAGGAATAAAAAGTGGCGAGTCCCTCTCTCTCGATATATCCTATGCAGTGAATGCGTTCGTCTTCCGGAAGAGGGTCGCGGGACAACTCCCTCTTTCCGATAATCACGAGTGAATGGGGTATCCTGTTCTTGATTTCGAGGAATGCCTTTATCAGGGTGGTGACATTCTTATAAGGAAAGAGACTGCCGACGAACAGGATATAGGGTCCCCGTATGCCATGCCGTTCAAGGGAATCCTTCTCCATCCCGGTACTCAGGGGTTTAAAAACATGAGAATCATATCCCCCATGCAAGACATCGATCCTTCGGCTCTCCACCGCGCAAACCTTCAAAATCTCCTCCTTCACAAAATGTGACGGAACGATTACCCGATCGGCGATCCTCGGCAGGAGCTTGAGGGAGAATCTGAAATGGCGCGCCGCCATCCCAAACTGCTCAGGGAAGTAGATCGGGTGCAGGTCATGAACGGTCACGACGAGCCGCGAGGTCGGGATGAGGGGAAATTCGAGGATCGGACAGAAGAGGACATCTATCCCGTATCTCCTGATCGCAAAGGGCAGGAGGGCATTGTCGTAGATCATTCTCATGAGGTTGCTCGAGAATTTCATCCCACCCCTCACGGAGAAAGGGGTCTTCCTGATTCGGTCGTCTCCGACACCAGCGATCGGGACAGAGGTGAGGATCACCGTTTCCGGGTGGAGGGCACAGAGACGGGAAGAGACCTCTCTCGTGAAGACTCCGACGCCGGTCGGTTTCTCATTCAGAAAAGAGGCGTTGATACCGATCTTCACCGTCTCACCTTTCTATAGACGTCGATGCCGTTTCCCGGTCTTCTCATGCGCGGGATGAGATTTCCTGCCTCAGATTTCAGATCATTACTGCTCAGATAGATAGGGTTTCATTCTACCACAAGCCGCGACCCCCTTGGATTACTTTTCCGGAATACGCGATGTACTGTATAATATCGACCTGAGGTGAAAAATGGTCGCGGCGGTACATGAATTTCTTGAGATAGCGAGATACAAGGAGTTTCTGAGAAACCTTGTCATCCGGGATATCAAGGTTCGTTATAAGAGGTCGTTCCTCGGATTCCTCTGGGTCATGCTGAACCCCCTCCTCATGATGCTCATTATGAATATGGTCTTCTCCGGCCTCTTCAAGGTTTCGACGCAAAATTACACCGCATATCTCCTTTCCGGCATAATCCTCTGGAACTTCTTCTCTCAGAGCACCACGACAGCGGTGCTGAGTCTCCTGAGCAACAGCAACCTTATCAAGAAGATATACATCCCGAAATCGGTATTTCCGCTCTCGGTAATCGTATCGGCCGTGATCAATTTTCTTTTTTCCCTCATTCCCCTCTTTCTCATATTCTATCTGACGGGCACACCGCTAAGTCCGTTCGTC
This Thermodesulfovibrionales bacterium DNA region includes the following protein-coding sequences:
- the rsmA gene encoding 16S rRNA (adenine(1518)-N(6)/adenine(1519)-N(6))-dimethyltransferase RsmA — translated: MTRRRLGQHFLYDPAILKRIVEAAGLQQEDTVVEIGPGPGRLTRMLAEEVKRVIAIEVDQRLFERLTEELAGYGNIELIHADALKFPYDTLSLFKVVANIPYYITTPILFRLLEERSRLTSATVMVQKEIAERIVAGPGGKEYGVLSLMVQYYSSPAVKFFVPRGAFRPVPKVDSALIHLEIREEPAVTVRDERLFFRVIKTAFSQRRKMLSNALASLSPDVSGFLMRSGIDPSRRAETLSIEDFARLSDLLRRGRPDPGDDPAS
- a CDS encoding glycosyltransferase family 1 protein; the encoded protein is MKIGINASFLNEKPTGVGVFTREVSSRLCALHPETVILTSVPIAGVGDDRIRKTPFSVRGGMKFSSNLMRMIYDNALLPFAIRRYGIDVLFCPILEFPLIPTSRLVVTVHDLHPIYFPEQFGMAARHFRFSLKLLPRIADRVIVPSHFVKEEILKVCAVESRRIDVLHGGYDSHVFKPLSTGMEKDSLERHGIRGPYILFVGSLFPYKNVTTLIKAFLEIKNRIPHSLVIIGKRELSRDPLPEDERIHCIGYIEREGLATFYSSADLLVHPSFFEGFGITILEAMACGAPVISSRGGSLPEVVGDAGILFDPHDGASLSRLILDVLGNRRLRNELVEKGFEQVKGFSWDKTAAGVLRTCEQAVS
- a CDS encoding ABC transporter permease, producing the protein MVAAVHEFLEIARYKEFLRNLVIRDIKVRYKRSFLGFLWVMLNPLLMMLIMNMVFSGLFKVSTQNYTAYLLSGIILWNFFSQSTTTAVLSLLSNSNLIKKIYIPKSVFPLSVIVSAVINFLFSLIPLFLIFYLTGTPLSPFVYLVPVIILLSGIFSFGISLILSTLTVFFHDTKYIYDVLLLGWMYATPIFYPEAIIPEKYVFLLHMNPLYYFISAFRGALYMDIPSFFTKLLYGSLFSIAALTVGWFLYSRYKDRVVYYL